The DNA region ttctattgtcaaatacattttgaaattggtacttttcttctcgaagtcttcattcaataaacacgcggatcggcagctacacttcagattcagattcagatcctttattgtcccacacggggaaatttacagtgcaacaacagcaacaagagcactcagagaaaaataagatagaatcaaatagaaatcaaatggaatatacaaagagagtgtatatttacaataatccagataaatggatactcggcctctgtgtacctgtacatagtacagagggtgaatacaatatacatatcagaatatataatattcagattgtgttagcggttgttatgtttattgtgcagtctgacagcagctggcaggaaagatctgcgatacctctccttcacacagcgagggtggagcagccgctcactgaaggagctgcccagtgctgtcagggtgtcctgtagggggtgggacgtgttgttcaacatggatgacagcttagccatcatcctcccatttcccaccacctccactaagtccaggggacatcccaggacagagctggccctccttaccagtctgtccatcctcttcctgtccctgtccatgatgctactggaccagcagactatcccgtagaagatggctgatcccaccacagagtcatagaaagacctcaggaggggtccctgcactccaaaagacctcagcctcctgagcaggaacagtctgctgttgcccttcttgaccagggcgtctgtgttgtgtgtccagtccaggttattgtttaggtgaacacccaggtacttgtaggactccaccacgtcaacatccgttcccaggatgttcactggtgcaggcggggggttgttacgcctgcggaaatccaccaccagctccttggttttgccagcgttgatctggaggttgttccgcaggctccagtccacaaagccctgaataagttccctgtactccgtatcgtccccgtccgtgatgaggccgacagcagcagagtcgtcagagaacttctggaggtgacatgaacatgtgctgtatgagaagtccgcggtgtagagggtgaacaggaaaggagccagaactgttccctgcgggacaccggtgctgcagagaagccgatctgactgggagcccttcaccctcacaaactgtggtctttgtgtgaggtagtccagaatccatgttgtgaggtggtgatccaccccagctacctccagtttgtcccccagcagcctgggctggatggtgttgaatgcactggagaaatcaaaaaacatgatcctcacagtgcttccagccttctccaggtgagtgagggaggtgtggaggaggtagatgacgggccttgaaaggtatcgcgatccaacaggctataaaaaataataaaataatgaaaaaacaTTATATTTATAAAACACAATACATTTCTCCAGTGGAGAAGTTATTTTTTGTGGGTGGCAGGGGCACTTTGTGCGGCATATGAAACTGTTGATGATAATGTGagattaaaacagtaattaaaacagtatttCAGTAAGAAGTATAATAGATTCATTTTGAAATAATGCACCTGAATGAGCAATCACATTATATCTTTTGTTGAGGGTGGCCAGTGTCTAGTTTCTTAAATTGGTGGTCAGATTGACTTGGTAACTAAAGGGTGTAGAGGACAGAGAACACCTTTCCTTAATTTATGAGCTACCTGACTGGTGGagcagaggagatgtgcagTAGGTATGCAGTGCTGCTGCATCAAgcctcctttgtgtgtgtgtgtgtggtgtgtgtgtgtgtgtgtgtgtgtgtgtgtgtgtgtgtgtgtgtgtgtgtgaattaatTGAGAATTAGTCATGTCAACATGGGCCACGTAAAATACACTGCAAAAACAAGTATTACCTATGCTGTGCTTGTTAATCTGTGCACTTCATGCACTCCCCTATGCATTTGAGTTTGCGCTATAATACCACCTTCCTATTTGTCCATTTGGGATGTCAATCATCCACAGTGCCCGCCCTAACCGATAGCAAGTTTCTCTCTATATCACCTACAATACTGGACACAGGCTAGTTTTAAACATCTTAATCATCCATTACGTTcgttatttaaatgtttatctAGTGTTGGTATAATTTGGCTTGATTTCAAATCAAAATGTGATGCTTATTGCTTACTTTTGCAATAAAGACCACCGGAAGCGGAGAGCTAAAACAGGTGCATGCCCGACAGCGCTGACAATGTTGATAAATTGATGCTTATGTTACGGTTTGTCACCTTTTTCTTACACTTGAACATCGATTTCAATCGCCTCAGTGTGTTTCTGGCGCTGACTGTAGATGACAGTAGATAATGTTGCGTCTCTGACCGTCGCTACAAACAGTCAACGCTGTCACCTGTCTCCGCGTTGGTATGGCTTGTTTCCCTTCATCAAAATTATGCGTAACTTTTCTGAACTGATattgtttctttattgtttcCCCACCAAGTAATACATCTGTCTTATTAACACTGTTTAAGGGTTTTAGCATTTAGGACAGGCATTTGAGGGGAGCACTATTTGTATCCaaagtgtgtaagtgtgtgtgtgtgtgtgtgtgtgtgtgtgtcagagagagagtgtgtgagtttgagagagagagcgagagagattGAGTTGTCTAGTATGTTCTGTTTACAGCAATTTAAAATGAATCCTCTGTTTATCCCACAAGCAGAATTTATCGACCACTGGGCCTCTAACATTAGAAATGGCCTCCTCATCAGTTGGAGATAACCAACTTCAGAGGATAATTAAAGATCTACAAGGTATCCAAACTGCTGGTGTCACACAATACTGTGTAGCATATTTATTCAGTGTATTACGTACAGAGCTGCCTTCAAATGAGTCCTGTAGGTCATTTGTTTTAACATGAAGCGTGTTTGTTCTTTTAGATGCTGTGTTCGAGTTAAGTAAAGAATACCAGGAGTGTGGTGAGCCCATATCTGATGACAGCGCAAACTTGCACAAATTCTTCTTTAAGTTAGAATACCTGCTGCAGGTATGGCATCTTATAAGTGGAGGTAGGGGTTTAGAAACAGAGATTTAATTTGAGCCCATGTTTATCAGTTTGGGCTACTGTATCATCCATGTTGCCCAGAATACGGTGGAATATAGaactgttgtgtgtttattaGTTCGATCAGAAAGAGAAGACAACCTTTCTTGGCCAGAGGAAAGACTACTGGGATTATTTCTGTGACTGCCTGATTAAGATCAAGGGAGCTAACGATGGCATCCGTTTTGTAAAGTCCATCCCTGAGGTAATCCTCCTCTGCAGCACACACGCACCATCACCCGTGCTGCCTCAGCCCTGCTGTTCCGggcaacagacacacaaatatagTCTGTGACCATGTAACTAATCCTCTGCTGGCTTGGGTACAGTGAGATTCAGGGCTGTTAAGGTTTTGACTGCCTTGCAGTTGATCAACATCGTGTCTGCTATACTTTCTTTCCTGGAAATTCATAGCGGTGAGCTATAATAACTAGTCAGTTTAGTTTGTGCTGTGGTTAATTTGTGAGTTAATTAACATGTTTGTGGGCCTAAGGAGGGTTATTTTTGCCTTTATCTCTAAAAAATAATGACTTTCAGTGAAATGGTTAGAAATTGCTTTTCAACCAACCTTTGAATTATTTGATGCCTCATTGTGTGGCTATAAAtccctgttgtttttccttattCTGTAAAAACATTTACTGCTACATTTAAGCAGTCTTCTATCATCAGAGATATTTTCTTTACAACTCAACAGGTATGTGTTTCAGCTGCTCACTGGGTCAGTAGTCCTTTAAAACTTATATTGTTAATTTTACTCTTATTGCGTTTCTTATGCCGGTCGGTGAATTCCCCAGTTGGTGTTGTCATATTAGACCCATGTTGCTGCTTTCTGAGCTAAATCCCTCCATCTGCTAAAGAGTTCGACCTGTCTGGCCTCGCAGGCACCCttcatatattttttatttgagCAGTGATGCCCTTTCAGTTGAGACCTTCACATGTTACTTTGAAATTAGTGTTGGATTTCAGCAATTCCTCTTTCAAAACATGATGGGTGTAAAGCCATGAAGCCATGTGGAAATTTGGAAAGCATTTGACGCAAGTGCACAAAGagtttttgtctttgtgtgcgTCAGTTAAAAGTGTGTATTTTTTCTGCACTGCCAGTTGAAGACATCTCTTGGCAAGGGAAGGGCCTTCATCCGCTACTCTCTTGTTCACCAGCGTCTCGCTGACACCTTGCAACAGTGTCTTATAAACCAGAAGGTCACAAGGTGAGACCCCCTGTCccagttttggtttgtttaCCTCTGACATTTCTGAAAAATCTGGGTGGTTCCTATTCTGACGAATTGTCACTCTGCCTTCCCGTTTTTGTGTTCTGTTACAAGAAAATGCAACTAGCCACCAGCTTGATAAATCCACACTTGCGCCACACTTCCTCAAATTTTCGCAAAATAAGTGTTAATGATGCAAAAACAGCATTAGCTGTTATTAAAGCCTCAATGTCAGATCTTATGTGTTTCCACAGGAGTTTTAAGGTGCTTTTTCATGCAAAGCTAATTATTGAATTAGAAATATTGGCCTTTTTTGGACACTAATCAATAAACAACCCTAAAATGGTGATATATGTAAAACCACCCCTTTCTAAACcttttatttacatgttttgttGATTTGCATCGCAGCGAGTGGTTTTATGACCGGAGTCCTTTCCTGAAGTCGCACCTTACTGCTGACATCATCAACAATCTTTATGAGCTCAACCAGATCCATTTTGACGTAGCAGCCAGAGGCTATGACCTAGATGCCGACTGGCCAAAGTTTGCAAGGTAAACCAAGTCAACAcctttgtttaaaaagaaaaaaactacaACTGAAATTGTGTTCATAAACTGATAAAGTGCAGCTGCACATTTACAATTaccttgatttttaaaaatatataacaaaaaTCTGCACAGGTACCAGCATTAATATGTTCCAATAAATTCATTGTTATAGCATTTAGTCGAAATCTGAAATACACACTGATTCCTGAGGTAATTTGACACATTGTTTTAGCTAACATAGAGCTTGTGCCACAGTCATTTTGGGTATTTTACATCTTAATGTAGCACTTAATTATCTGATCACTCAGCTTATTCACAGTTCCTTCTTCACTGGGGTGTGTGTTCATTGTCTGTGTCAGCGCTTCCAATGTGTGAGCATTGAGCACCGTTTGTCACATCAACACCTTTGCTGAATCTTCACATCTTGCTGAATCTTAACTTTATTAAGTCACTTTGAATACGGGCACATTATTTACCAGTGCCGTGATTTATATCACCGTTGGacacattatttacatttttaaggATCATGTAGTAGTTAAGTGTAGATCTGAAACTGCAAAATGGGAAGAGATTAGAATTCACACCTGAACTACGTGTTACAAAGCTTAGGAACCCACTCAGCAGAGGGCAGGTATCCAGCAGGGTTGTCTGGTGGCATACGCACTCTACTCGGGTGTACAGCGTTCATGCCTGATGTGCACATGAAAACATGCTAAGGTCAGCAGCTGATCACTTGCATTCCCGGTCGTTAGGCAAATCAGTGGGAAGTCCAAAGAAGCCTTTTCATTGTGACTGTAATTATATAATGTCATATGACATTCTTAACTGGTATAATTTTTTGTCAGTTGGCAGTTTTTCCACCCTCCCTGTAGGTTCTGAAATGCTAGTTTATATTGAACGAgttcctctttttattttgtgtgtggctgtgtgggTTTAAGTGGCAGACTCATTGGTGTGTCAATTGTTCCAAAGGAGAACCATCAGCACCCCCTCAGCCTTTCTGTGGAAACCTCCCAGTCGCTGCTCCAGTATCAACAGTCTTGTCAGTAGCTACTCACACTTGCAGGTACACATGTTCTAAAAGACGATGCATGTAGAGAATCTGAAACATGTATCTAAACAGTGGCTGCTTAAAATTCACCTTACcagggtttgtttgtttctaaAGCCACAGGAGGGTTTTCCAGTTTCAGATCTGAGCCACAGTCTTCTTGGAGAATTGGGAGAACCTTCTCCTTGCAACATTGCGGAGAGCCTCCGCATCGAACTTGACCAGTCAGAGCTCAGACAGCAAGAGCTTCTGGAACAGGTTCAGAAGCTAAATCGGGAGGCATCTGAGCTGAAAAATGTAGTTGAAGATCTTCAGGGCAAACTGTTAGTAGTTCAGAGGTCCACACCAAACCACCAAACAAGCGATCGGGAGAGCCCGAATCAGCTTCCACCGTGCAAGGAAGCTATAAATGCTGAACTTCAGGTCAGACTCACAgctgctgaaaagaaaaatatggAGCTTATCACTAAATTGGATGAAGCTCTCAAAGAAAAGGGTCAACAAACCGCTAGTTACTGTAactcagcctggaaaatccAGGACCTCTTGGAGAAACTCAAAACGGCAGAAGAGGAAAAGTTAGATTCTAAGAGAGAGGCTGAGGACAGGGCCAGACAATGTGAGCGTCTGTCCCAGGAACTAAGACTCagggaagaggagctgaagaacagTGAAGAAAAGGTGGCTGATGTCAAAGCCAGAGCTAATGTGGAAAGAGACGATGCCCTCAGGAGATTAGAGGAGCTCCAGAGTGCCGTGAGTCGAATTCAGGGGGCACTGACTTTAAAAGAGAAAGAGGCGGGAAATTTGAGGGCCCAGCTACAGGATTTGCAAACCTCACTGGAGTGCCGAGAACGGCAAGCAGAAGAACTGAGGAAAAGGCtccaggaggagagggaggaggaagagcagcgatGTAGCACGGCCAGCAGCCACAACCAGGAACTTGAGGTTCATCTGCTGGATGTAAAAAAAACtctcaaaaacagagagaaagagctgGCCACTAGCTCAGAGAGGATCAAGCATCTAGAGGAAAAGTTGGAGAAGCTTGCTGGACTTGCTGATAATGACGATGTTTCCTGCAGTCAAACACCCAACGTCCATGACTACAAAATCCAATACAGCAATCTCATGGAAGTAAGTGGGGATTTTCTCCAGACAGTCCAGAAAGGTGCAGAAAGAGTGAGCGAGCTGACAGAGAGCAGTGAAGCCTTGTTAGAGCAACTCGCCTATTTAAGGGCCTCTGAGAAGCACCTAAAGCGCCGCATAGAGGCTGCAAACATGTGTGTGGAAGATCGAGAGAGGAAGCTTTTAGATGACAACCTGCATTTAGAGGAGATCCTCCAGAAGACTCTCGTCGAGAAGGAAGCCTTTGAATGTCAGATAAAAAAGTTGGAGCATGCAAACAGGGAGCTTGTAGAGAGTCAATCCTCATTGAAGAAACTGTTAAAAACaacccagcaggagctggactcACTCACTGCCAAATTTTTTTTGCTGGACAAGAACCTCACAGTGTCTCAAAGAAGCCAAGCGGAATTACTCGAAAAGATCCAAGAGGCCGAGGCTAAACTCTGTGATCAGACTTTTGAGCGCGGGCTTCTACAAGCTAGAGTAGACGAGCTGGAGAGAAGGTCTGTGGACATGCACGATGAAAAGGGAGCAGGAGAGAGTAATGAAAAGATGCAGAAGCCTGATACTGAGCGTGGATCACCACCAATGGAGTCCAAAGAGACCCCATTCAGGCTAGTTATCGCTGAGGCTCAACTGGAACTGAACCTAAGAGAGGTGCAGCGACTCCAGGAAGAAGTGGTGGAGCTCAGGGCTCAGCTTCTGGCTGGAAATGAGGAGAGGATGAAAGTTCAGGCCTTGCAAGAGGTGACAGAGTCTTCCAGAGAAGACCTCCGTGTTTTAACAGAACAGCTCAAAGCCCAGGTGGAGGATCTGAACCGTCGCCATGTTGATGAGATCCTCCGATCCCGGGAGCGAGAGGAGGCTCTTATCCGGGAGCGGGATGGGGAGGCTCAGGCACGAGCGGGTCTGGCTACAGAGGTGACGACCTGCAGAGAGGACTTCAATAAACTCAAAGTGCGTTATGACGCCTTGAGCCTGGAGAACAGTGACTCCAGGGAGGCTCTTCATAGAGCCAACACGGAAATGGCCGAACTTGGAGTACATGTGTGTATGCTAACCGCTGAGAATGAAGAAGCTCGTCTCCGCTGGGAGGGCTTGACTACAAGACTggaagagctgaaggaggaggcagCTCGGGACGTGGAGTCACAGAAAGCCTACATAGAGCAGCTCCGTCAGGAGAACCAGCAACTGCTCCATGAGGTCCAGAACAAAGAACGTTTGCTAGAAGCCAAAGAGGAGTTGCAGGTAGAGCTGAACAAGACCCAGCGGGAGGCTGAAGCTGTGCGGGAAAAGAGCCAAGGAGAGATTCAGAGTCTCAACGTTCAGCTTAGCAACGAATCACTGATCCACAGGATCCAGCTCCAGGTCAGTCTAAATTCTGCCTCAGTGTTTTTGCCTAAAT from Takifugu flavidus isolate HTHZ2018 chromosome 15, ASM371156v2, whole genome shotgun sequence includes:
- the LOC130538648 gene encoding FYVE and coiled-coil domain-containing protein 1-like isoform X1, which encodes MASSSVGDNQLQRIIKDLQDAVFELSKEYQECGEPISDDSANLHKFFFKLEYLLQFDQKEKTTFLGQRKDYWDYFCDCLIKIKGANDGIRFVKSIPELKTSLGKGRAFIRYSLVHQRLADTLQQCLINQKVTSEWFYDRSPFLKSHLTADIINNLYELNQIHFDVAARGYDLDADWPKFARRTISTPSAFLWKPPSRCSSINSLVSSYSHLQPQEGFPVSDLSHSLLGELGEPSPCNIAESLRIELDQSELRQQELLEQVQKLNREASELKNVVEDLQGKLLVVQRSTPNHQTSDRESPNQLPPCKEAINAELQVRLTAAEKKNMELITKLDEALKEKGQQTASYCNSAWKIQDLLEKLKTAEEEKLDSKREAEDRARQCERLSQELRLREEELKNSEEKVADVKARANVERDDALRRLEELQSAVSRIQGALTLKEKEAGNLRAQLQDLQTSLECRERQAEELRKRLQEEREEEEQRCSTASSHNQELEVHLLDVKKTLKNREKELATSSERIKHLEEKLEKLAGLADNDDVSCSQTPNVHDYKIQYSNLMEVSGDFLQTVQKGAERVSELTESSEALLEQLAYLRASEKHLKRRIEAANMCVEDRERKLLDDNLHLEEILQKTLVEKEAFECQIKKLEHANRELVESQSSLKKLLKTTQQELDSLTAKFFLLDKNLTVSQRSQAELLEKIQEAEAKLCDQTFERGLLQARVDELERRSVDMHDEKGAGESNEKMQKPDTERGSPPMESKETPFRLVIAEAQLELNLREVQRLQEEVVELRAQLLAGNEERMKVQALQEVTESSREDLRVLTEQLKAQVEDLNRRHVDEILRSREREEALIRERDGEAQARAGLATEVTTCREDFNKLKVRYDALSLENSDSREALHRANTEMAELGVHVCMLTAENEEARLRWEGLTTRLEELKEEAARDVESQKAYIEQLRQENQQLLHEVQNKERLLEAKEELQVELNKTQREAEAVREKSQGEIQSLNVQLSNESLIHRIQLQTLKQELQEVESRLNTKQEKVVELENNLKQVEDEIQRHCQQIEEKNIQMAEFENLIQQKEEEIIHLKGNLSRSEGDLAVAQKVCQEMSDNLRRLTQDKQTIDLRTAAELDDLYRTKINLEERLVELIREKDALWQKNDALEFEQKLRDEETERDVNHCVGCHTQFSWWLRKYNCRLCGRPFCYYCCSNNVSTQPGGSRERCCVHCYNQHSAVVERHPQEEVSNSAPGTPFSRLLQAGRALTTAPGAEGVDKLDDGIFDIITEEEVSGVYDSDSLSFSTACSPGHGQQGAAQLSGHVSRSNSASTGDIASEDVEDVSAAVQDAEIYLLKSGELTLDVHFTVDDISGFEDSCRDLFIKSSCYSTISIIMKAPGPTVTWTFTSEPKSISFSVVYRESMDTPLEQAKVLIPLTRCNAHKETIQGELKVRNSGEYTLIFDNSFSRFISKKVLYHLSLDKPVVYDGTDLL
- the LOC130538648 gene encoding FYVE and coiled-coil domain-containing protein 1-like isoform X2; its protein translation is MASSSVGDNQLQRIIKDLQDAVFELSKEYQECGEPISDDSANLHKFFFKLEYLLQFDQKEKTTFLGQRKDYWDYFCDCLIKIKGANDGIRFVKSIPELKTSLGKGRAFIRYSLVHQRLADTLQQCLINQKVTSEWFYDRSPFLKSHLTADIINNLYELNQIHFDVAARGYDLDADWPKFARRTISTPSAFLWKPPSRCSSINSLVSSYSHLQPQEGFPVSDLSHSLLGELGEPSPCNIAESLRIELDQSELRQQELLEQVQKLNREASELKNVVEDLQGKLLVVQRSTPNHQTSDRESPNQLPPCKEAINAELQVRLTAAEKKNMELITKLDEALKEKGQQTASYCNSAWKIQDLLEKLKTAEEEKLDSKREAEDRARQCERLSQELRLREEELKNSEEKVADVKARANVERDDALRRLEELQSAVSRIQGALTLKEKEAGNLRAQLQDLQTSLECRERQAEELRKRLQEEREEEEQRCSTASSHNQELEVHLLDVKKTLKNREKELATSSERIKHLEEKLEKLAGLADNDDVSCSQTPNVHDYKIQYSNLMEVSGDFLQTVQKGAERVSELTESSEALLEQLAYLRASEKHLKRRIEAANMCVEDRERKLLDDNLHLEEILQKTLVEKEAFECQIKKLEHANRELVESQSSLKKLLKTTQQELDSLTAKFFLLDKNLTVSQRSQAELLEKIQEAEAKLCDQTFERGLLQARVDELERRSVDMHDEKGAGESNEKMQKPDTERGSPPMESKETPFRLVIAEAQLELNLREVQRLQEEVVELRAQLLAGNEERMKVQALQEVTESSREDLRVLTEQLKAQVEDLNRRHVDEILRSREREEALIRERDGEAQARAGLATEVTTCREDFNKLKVRYDALSLENSDSREALHRANTEMAELGVHVCMLTAENEEARLRWEGLTTRLEELKEEAARDVESQKAYIEQLRQENQQLLHEVQNKERLLEAKEELQVELNKTQREAEAVREKSQGEIQSLNVQLSNESLIHRIQLQTLKQELQEVESRLNTKQEKVVELENNLKQVEDEIQRHCQQIEEKNIQMAEFENLIQQKEEEIIHLKGNLSRSEGDLAVAQKVCQEMSDNLRRLTQDKQTIDLRTAAELDDLYRTKINLEERLVELIREKDALWQKNDALEFEQKLRDEETERDVNHCVGCHTQFSWWLRKYNCRLCGRPFCYYCCSNNVSTQPGGSRERCCVHCYNQHSAVVERHPQEEVSNSAPGTPFSRLLQAGRALTTAPGAEGVDKLDDGIFDIITEEEVSGVYDSDSLSFSTACSPGHGQQGAAQLSNSASTGDIASEDVEDVSAAVQDAEIYLLKSGELTLDVHFTVDDISGFEDSCRDLFIKSSCYSTISIIMKAPGPTVTWTFTSEPKSISFSVVYRESMDTPLEQAKVLIPLTRCNAHKETIQGELKVRNSGEYTLIFDNSFSRFISKKVLYHLSLDKPVVYDGTDLL